TAGTTACCACTCATACAGGTGAGCATAAATATATCTGTAATTATTTGTTGGGTGATGAAATGGCAATTAAATTTTTAAAAAAATACACATGGGATCGGTATGAGCTAGATGGAAAGAAAGTTGTACTTTTTATTTGGGACAATCAATTGCTAGAACTAGGTAAAGGTTATGAACACGTTGAAATAGTACAAATACCATTTGATATACAAGTATAAAAATGAAAGAGGGATGGGGTAATCATAGATGTTAATTAAGGAACAAGCTGATTTTGGATTCATGTATTCTTTATCGGAAGAATCAGGAATAAAAATTCATGAACATGCGATAAAGAGGTACAAGCAAAGAGTAGAGAGTGGATTAAACCTTGAAGAGTGTGTTGCTACTATAGTCAAAAAGTATCAAGAGGGAAGAAAAGAAAAGGGTAAAGACAGAAAGAAACGAGATTTTATTGAGAAAGCTACACTATCATATTTTAATGATGAACAGTATATTGTTGCTTATAAAAAGCGTGATTACTTATTGATTGCTACAATTGCCAAAAATACTATTCTGCTAGAACCAACAACTGGTAAACCCAAGATCGCATTGAAAAAAGAAGAAAATGATAAAAAAAATAAGAGTCCTTATCGTAGGAATGATATAGATCGTTATCTGCATCAGATTTGGAATAAATAACAGTGATGTTATAATCCCTAATTATTGACATGTCATTGATTGGGGATTATAATGAAATACATGGTAAAAGAATTGGAGTGGTCTACATGTCTATTAATGAAAAACCTAAATTTACAATAGATGAGGTCATGACTACTACAGAAGCCGCCAAAAGGTATCCTATAAAGCTCGATACCCTAAATCATGCTATTACAAGAGGTCAACTGGATGATTTGATTGAAAAAGGTTTAATTAGAAAGACAACCGGTTCACGCTCGCCTTGGTTAGTTACGCCATTGGCCGTAGAAGAGTACCTCAAGAGAAAAAAGTACTAGTTTGGCAAAAACGCATTCTTCGGTTTGCGTTTTAAATTTAATCTAAAAAGGAACGTACGTTCTGAATGGGAGGATGATTGAAATGTTAACCGTAGCAATTTTAGGGGGTCACAGAAGTCATCATTTGAGAAGATTGGTTTAAAAAATGGATTTAAAATTCTATTTCACGATGGTAAACTTCGTAAAAAAAATGGAATGCAAGAGATTAAGAACATGATAAAAAAAGCCGATTGTGTTGTAATCCTTTCAGGTGCTTGTGGGCATAGATCCATGTGGGCAGCTAAAGAATTTTCTAAGGAATTTAATAAAACCATTTTGTATACTGATAATGGTTTTGGTATCACAGGTGCTATCGAATTAGTAAAGGAAGCAGTGGCTTCATAAAAGATATTTCAAAAATGGATTTGATCGAAGAAGTAGCCGGAATGGACGATAAATAATTTTATAAATTGTGTGTGATGGAACCTGGGAGAAGCGCGGTAATCAGTGCTGTTACTCGGCTACTTACTATGTGAAATGGAAGGTGTATATTTTATGTTCAGTATAAAGCATATTAATATTGAAATTTATTTTAATCGACTTGTTGAGGTAAGTAATAAGATTTTTGAAGGTAAGGAAATCACTGTTGATAGAGAAGCATTAATAATGACTGTAAAGATTCCGTTTGAAAATTGTACAGAAATAATTGAGTTAGGATGTGCTGGAATTCCAGATAAATACAGGGTGGACCCCCCAAGCGATGAGTATGGTGAGCCCTATTTTTATGTAATGTTGCAACAAAGAGAGCTTAATTTGGTCGAGATAACGGACGATCTGTTTAATGCATATAGTGAGAGAGAAAGAGAATTTGTAAAGTCAGTAAATAATAATTATGACTTATCTGAGATAGAGCGAATAATTCTCACATTTAACAATACTCCAACTAAACTTATAATGATGGAATTAGTATAGTTTCATGGACACCTCTTAGTTAGTCCTTACAATGAAAACAAGAGGATAAGTCTTTTTCTAAAAAGGTTCGGAATATTGATGACTCACAAATAATAGAGAGAAAAAAGAAGAATGTAGATCGTTAGGAATTAATTAGAATTGAAAGATAGAGGAGAATAAAAATTATGCAACTC
This portion of the Brevibacillus laterosporus genome encodes:
- a CDS encoding DUF2325 domain-containing protein; this encodes MGLKNGFKILFHDGKLRKKNGMQEIKNMIKKADCVVILSGACGHRSMWAAKEFSKEFNKTILYTDNGFGITGAIELVKEAVAS